A window of the Limanda limanda chromosome 8, fLimLim1.1, whole genome shotgun sequence genome harbors these coding sequences:
- the gins3 gene encoding DNA replication complex GINS protein PSF3, whose translation MDAQPYFPVQAGVGMEENFLSLDDILLSSERLPVRIECTFPRLGFLEKSSDTQDIAEGTKMELPLWLSKGLYEKKRRVLSVELPKVYREGWRTVFNADPNVVDLHKRGPYYYSLGSQMLHFESPENPDIAQTLLQTFIGRFRRTMDSSQNAYNEDTSALVERLDSLEKGLFRSGQSGLNGFQSWEKGQAGQLTASSLVLNYRKRKMADGQH comes from the exons ATGGACGCTCAGCCGTACTTCCCGGTCCAGGCCGGGGTCGGCATGGAGGAGAACTTCTTGTCCCTGGACGACATCCTGCTGTCCAGCGAGAGACTTCCGGTCCGGATCGAGTGCACCTTCCCCCGGCTCGGCTTCCTGGAGAAGTCCAGCGACACGCAGGACATCGCGGAG GGAACAAAGATGGAGCTTCCTCTGTGGTTGTCCAAGGGTCTGtatgagaagaagaggagggttcTGTCCGTGGAGCTGCCGAAGGTCTACCGAGAGGGCTGGAGGACCGTGTTCAACGCAGACCCCAACGTGGTGGACCTGCACAAGAGGGGGCCCTACTACTACAGCCTGGGGTCCCAGATGCTGCACTTTGAAAGCCCAGAGAACCCAGATATTGCACAGACGCTGCTGCAG ACGTTCATCGGCCGGTTCCGGCGGACCATGGACTCGTCCCAGAACGCCTACAACGAGGACACGTCCGCCCTGGTGGAGCGACTGGACTCTCTGGAGAAAGGTCTGTTCAGGTCCGGGCAGAGCGGCCTCAACGGCTTCCAGAGCTGGGAGAAGGGTCAGGCCGGGCAGCTCACCGCCTCCAGCCTGGTCCTCAACTACCGCAAGAGGAAGATGGCCGACGGACaacactga